One region of Limnospira fusiformis SAG 85.79 genomic DNA includes:
- a CDS encoding DUF4327 family protein, with the protein MSQKVIHPMDKFQRQVHSLVKSDIVKPEDSLWKIALLFGDKWKYWKAELIEFGFSMQDPISELLAVDVWDEE; encoded by the coding sequence ATGAGCCAAAAGGTTATACACCCGATGGATAAGTTTCAGCGTCAGGTGCATTCCCTAGTGAAGTCTGACATTGTTAAGCCTGAAGATAGCCTGTGGAAAATAGCACTGCTATTTGGGGATAAGTGGAAGTATTGGAAAGCAGAACTGATTGAATTCGGTTTTTCCATGCAAGATCCGATTAGTGAACTGTTGGCTGTTGATGTTTGGGATGAAGAATAA
- a CDS encoding protein kinase domain-containing protein — protein MSDILTLTLLDGTRTNPIQQWRFQTEPLVKIGRAPDNHVVVVDPLVSRYHLDLQRSTTTQNSRWMFNSRGTNGTFVNGILATQGPLTDGALLELAKGGPLLKVAIEQPPPPPPVVINKPNCNHDGNLPDSLFCIHCGWPIKIERSIRTYQILRTVGQGGMGTTSLAWDSNNSKANAPQTHSGKPIPILVVLKEMNADMAKIAKAQELFEREARTLKSLNHQGVPKFYDFFVDGGKKYLVMEMIHGQDLEKQVDQSGPLTPTMAIKYMIQACEVLDYLHTQQPPIIHRDIKPANLMVRHRDRRIIVLDFGAVKEIGTPLETRIGAEGYSAPEQDRGQPLTQSDLYAIGATLIFLLTGESPLNYIGKQDQEYGFDLDRIPTIAPDLREVIKRVTKYTPRDRYQTATDLADALAKCLPKC, from the coding sequence ATGTCCGATATCTTGACATTGACCCTACTTGATGGCACTCGAACCAACCCCATTCAACAATGGCGGTTTCAAACGGAGCCTTTAGTTAAAATTGGTCGCGCTCCCGATAATCACGTCGTGGTTGTCGATCCCTTGGTTTCTCGATACCATCTCGATTTACAAAGATCTACTACTACCCAAAATTCTCGGTGGATGTTCAATAGCCGGGGAACTAATGGCACTTTTGTTAATGGTATTTTAGCGACCCAGGGACCTTTGACTGATGGCGCTTTATTAGAATTGGCTAAGGGTGGACCCTTACTGAAGGTCGCCATTGAACAACCTCCACCGCCTCCCCCTGTGGTTATTAATAAACCTAATTGTAATCATGATGGTAATCTACCAGATAGTCTATTCTGTATTCACTGCGGCTGGCCAATCAAGATTGAACGGAGTATCCGAACTTATCAGATTTTGCGAACCGTTGGTCAGGGAGGTATGGGAACCACCTCTTTAGCCTGGGATAGCAATAATAGCAAGGCTAATGCGCCTCAGACTCATTCCGGAAAACCAATCCCCATTTTGGTGGTACTCAAGGAGATGAATGCAGATATGGCTAAGATAGCTAAGGCGCAAGAATTGTTTGAACGGGAGGCTAGAACTCTTAAATCCCTTAATCATCAGGGAGTCCCCAAGTTTTATGACTTTTTTGTGGATGGGGGTAAAAAGTATTTAGTTATGGAGATGATTCACGGTCAGGATCTGGAAAAACAAGTTGATCAAAGTGGACCCCTAACGCCGACAATGGCGATTAAATACATGATCCAAGCCTGTGAAGTTTTGGATTATCTCCATACCCAACAACCCCCTATCATCCACCGGGATATTAAACCGGCTAACCTGATGGTGCGCCATCGCGATCGCCGGATTATTGTCCTCGATTTTGGCGCGGTTAAGGAAATTGGTACCCCCCTAGAAACCCGTATTGGGGCGGAAGGTTATAGCGCACCAGAACAGGATAGGGGACAGCCACTCACTCAGTCGGATTTATATGCGATCGGTGCGACTTTGATTTTTTTATTGACTGGTGAGAGTCCCCTAAATTATATCGGGAAACAAGACCAAGAATACGGATTTGATCTCGATCGCATTCCCACTATTGCCCCGGACTTACGCGAGGTAATTAAACGGGTAACTAAATATACCCCTCGCGATCGCTATCAGACCGCGACAGACTTGGCTGATGCCCTCGCTAAATGCTTACCAAAATGTTAA
- a CDS encoding serine/threonine phosphatase, protein MLVCPQCQFENPDHHKFCQSCGTSLSFLFCPQCSCEVSLDQLNCWNCGAKTGKVWQAVILCQKPAQESPPQEIPPNLAATDNFDHLMGGVDGVQDQMSSNWDVITTLSAAEVTSTESSLMLAQDYDTDSVLETVGDDSMAVSLSDEHEEEGLLQMSNAEQIGDRDLLSTDTELSPPSTSMAEVDTSEEATVVDKPVYLDSQGRYKLLEPRVSLQLGEMARVRVLDCKPLQVSPLEALQLTPDDPQNRSALLIPAAQVYWDLYYSYPQHFPKVHDAWEEADQAIVLLPDCSDLPDFEQKWHDIQTPLQQIVAWLQQMAQLWEVLEPGHYRQSLLRLDNLAISGTAPGSLFIKQLYADDPEKLPTLGDLGQLWQSLFKLSGRTLMGSITQMLRDLREGKLEGVEQLRLKLDEIMAGLTPPEQRTTEPQRSSVTRLQTDVPITGSSGQIGDAPTVPRLPQLLDLQACGRTDVGKERSQNEDCFGLQTLLERQEIPGSQTLYARGLYIISDGMGGHAGGEVASRMAVHSLKEYFQTHWADSDSLPSEQLILNAIAEANEAIYRVNMQGTRSGSGRMGTTLVLVIVANTQVAIAHVGDSRLYSFTRSQGLRQMTVDHEVGQREIARGVDPEIAYTRPDAYQLTQALGPRDSKYLKPDVRFWDITEDTLLLLASDGLTDNDLVETYCHTHIQPLIDSQVSLDRGVDGLIDLANEHNGHDNITAIAIRVLAHHRD, encoded by the coding sequence ATGCTTGTTTGTCCCCAATGTCAGTTTGAAAACCCAGACCATCATAAATTTTGCCAAAGCTGTGGCACATCTTTGAGTTTTCTGTTTTGTCCTCAGTGTAGCTGCGAAGTTTCCCTTGATCAGCTAAATTGTTGGAACTGTGGGGCTAAAACTGGGAAGGTGTGGCAGGCGGTTATATTGTGCCAGAAGCCAGCTCAGGAATCGCCACCCCAAGAAATACCCCCAAACTTGGCGGCTACAGATAACTTTGATCACCTCATGGGTGGAGTTGATGGCGTTCAGGATCAGATGTCCTCAAATTGGGATGTGATCACTACTCTATCTGCTGCTGAGGTGACATCAACAGAGTCTAGTCTGATGTTAGCTCAGGACTATGATACGGATTCGGTTTTGGAGACGGTAGGGGATGATTCTATGGCTGTGTCACTCTCTGATGAGCATGAGGAGGAGGGATTATTGCAGATGTCTAATGCTGAACAGATCGGAGATCGGGATTTGCTCTCGACGGATACGGAATTATCCCCCCCCTCGACTTCTATGGCTGAAGTTGATACGTCTGAAGAAGCTACTGTGGTGGATAAACCGGTTTATTTGGATTCCCAAGGACGATATAAACTGCTAGAACCCCGAGTGAGTTTACAGTTGGGGGAAATGGCAAGGGTGCGGGTGTTGGATTGTAAACCTTTGCAGGTCTCTCCCCTGGAGGCTTTGCAGTTGACTCCCGATGATCCCCAAAATAGGTCGGCTTTGCTAATTCCGGCGGCGCAAGTGTATTGGGATTTATACTATAGCTACCCCCAACATTTTCCCAAGGTCCATGATGCCTGGGAAGAAGCAGATCAGGCGATCGTGTTGTTGCCAGATTGTTCGGATTTGCCGGATTTTGAACAAAAGTGGCACGATATCCAGACTCCACTTCAACAAATTGTGGCTTGGTTACAACAGATGGCGCAACTCTGGGAAGTTCTCGAGCCTGGTCACTATCGCCAAAGTTTATTGCGGTTGGATAATTTGGCAATTTCTGGCACTGCTCCCGGCAGTTTATTTATTAAACAACTTTATGCTGATGACCCGGAAAAATTGCCGACTTTGGGGGATTTGGGACAACTTTGGCAAAGTCTATTTAAATTATCTGGACGGACTTTGATGGGTTCGATTACCCAAATGTTGCGGGATCTACGGGAGGGCAAATTGGAAGGGGTTGAACAATTACGCTTAAAGTTAGATGAAATTATGGCAGGACTGACACCACCAGAGCAACGGACAACAGAACCTCAGCGATCGTCTGTAACTCGTCTACAGACAGATGTGCCGATTACAGGATCTTCAGGGCAAATTGGAGATGCACCAACGGTTCCTAGGTTGCCTCAGTTGTTGGATTTACAGGCTTGTGGTCGTACAGACGTGGGAAAAGAGCGATCGCAAAATGAGGACTGCTTTGGTCTGCAAACTTTGTTAGAGCGTCAGGAAATCCCCGGTAGTCAGACTCTCTATGCTCGTGGTTTATATATCATAAGTGATGGTATGGGTGGACACGCGGGGGGAGAGGTGGCTAGTCGCATGGCTGTACATAGCCTGAAAGAATATTTTCAGACTCACTGGGCTGATAGTGATAGTTTACCCTCGGAACAATTAATCTTAAATGCGATCGCTGAGGCTAATGAGGCTATCTATAGGGTTAATATGCAGGGGACTCGTTCTGGTAGTGGTCGCATGGGAACTACTTTGGTATTAGTGATTGTAGCTAATACTCAGGTGGCGATCGCTCATGTGGGAGATAGTCGCCTTTACAGTTTTACCCGCAGTCAAGGTTTGCGACAAATGACTGTTGATCACGAAGTCGGACAGCGGGAAATTGCTAGGGGTGTAGACCCAGAAATCGCCTACACCCGTCCTGACGCTTATCAACTTACCCAAGCCTTGGGACCTAGGGATAGCAAGTATTTAAAACCAGATGTCAGATTTTGGGATATCACTGAGGATACTTTGCTACTGCTGGCTTCTGATGGGTTGACAGATAATGATTTAGTCGAAACCTATTGTCACACTCATATCCAACCTTTGATTGATTCTCAAGTTAGTTTAGATCGGGGAGTTGATGGCTTGATTGATTTAGCTAACGAACACAACGGCCATGACAACATTACCGCGATCGCTATTCGAGTCCTAGCGCATCACAGAGACTAA
- a CDS encoding amylo-alpha-1,6-glucosidase, which yields MVLAFGREICNYLNSSECREWLITNGIGGYGAGTVSGLLTRRYHGLMIAALNPPLNRTLLLTKLDETVSYDEQFFPIYTNRWADGKVDPEGFKHIQHFRLEGTIPVWDFACGDALLEKRIWMKPGENTTYVQYTLLRATKAISLSLKAMVNHRDHHYNTHANHGNNCQMDIKSRSQGVEIRLFPDTSPLYLFTQGSGEEEVMISTPGNPWYYGYDLAIERYRGMDWTEDHLHACTLHTTLTPGSAVTVIASTKADPNLDMMTELEAKRQKDGILLEYKSPAPQTPDWITQLILAADQFIVDRTLKDGTPGKTIIAGYPWFGDWGRDTMISLPGLTLSTGRADIARTILQTFSHYVDRGMLPNRFPEVGETPDYNTVDATLWYFEAIRAYFDHTLDINLLAELFPVLDSMIHWHHQGTRYNIKVDPEDGLLYAGEPGSQLTWMDAKVGDWVVTPRVGKPIEVNALWYHALQVMIRIAKILDKPSQDYETWAKKTAHGFSRFWNQQAGYCYDVLDTPDGDDRSLRPNQIFAISLSQLGKVGYSSLLTPPQQRQVVDICSQKLLTSYGLRSLSPEDAKYQGVYGGDVLQRDGAYHQGTVWGWLLGPFALAHFRVYGARSQAQSFLAPMADHLNAHGLGTLSEIFDGDPPMSPRGCFAQAWTVAEVLRAWFELESNQGA from the coding sequence ATGGTTTTAGCATTTGGTCGAGAAATTTGCAATTATCTGAACTCAAGTGAATGTCGAGAGTGGTTAATCACTAATGGTATTGGGGGTTATGGTGCGGGGACGGTCAGCGGACTGTTGACCCGCCGTTATCATGGATTAATGATAGCGGCTTTAAATCCTCCTCTCAATCGAACCCTGTTATTAACCAAGTTAGATGAAACAGTGAGCTATGATGAGCAATTTTTTCCAATTTATACAAATAGGTGGGCTGACGGCAAAGTAGATCCCGAAGGTTTCAAGCATATTCAACACTTCAGACTAGAGGGGACTATTCCCGTGTGGGACTTTGCTTGTGGAGATGCTTTGCTAGAAAAACGAATATGGATGAAACCAGGTGAAAATACAACCTATGTCCAATATACCTTACTCCGGGCTACAAAAGCGATAAGTTTGTCGCTCAAAGCGATGGTCAATCATCGGGATCACCACTACAATACTCATGCCAATCATGGGAATAACTGTCAGATGGATATTAAATCCAGATCACAAGGGGTAGAGATTCGATTATTCCCGGATACTAGCCCCCTATATCTGTTCACCCAGGGAAGTGGGGAGGAAGAGGTAATGATTTCTACGCCGGGTAATCCTTGGTACTATGGATATGATTTGGCAATAGAACGTTACCGAGGGATGGACTGGACGGAAGACCACCTCCATGCTTGTACTTTACACACAACTTTGACACCGGGTAGCGCGGTAACTGTGATTGCCAGCACCAAAGCTGATCCCAATCTGGATATGATGACGGAGTTAGAGGCAAAGCGCCAAAAAGACGGCATCTTATTGGAGTATAAGTCACCCGCACCACAGACACCAGATTGGATAACTCAACTGATACTAGCTGCAGATCAGTTTATAGTCGATCGCACTCTAAAAGACGGAACCCCAGGAAAAACTATCATTGCTGGTTATCCCTGGTTTGGAGATTGGGGACGAGACACGATGATCTCGCTACCCGGTTTGACCCTATCTACCGGACGCGCAGATATTGCTCGCACGATTTTACAAACCTTTTCCCATTATGTTGATCGCGGAATGTTGCCCAACCGATTCCCAGAAGTAGGCGAGACCCCAGACTATAACACGGTCGATGCCACCCTCTGGTATTTTGAAGCCATCCGCGCCTATTTCGACCATACCCTAGATATTAACTTATTAGCAGAACTTTTCCCGGTCTTAGATTCGATGATCCATTGGCATCATCAAGGGACCCGCTATAATATCAAAGTTGATCCAGAAGACGGACTACTCTATGCAGGAGAACCCGGTTCACAACTAACCTGGATGGATGCGAAAGTAGGCGATTGGGTAGTCACACCACGAGTCGGTAAACCCATCGAAGTTAATGCCCTGTGGTACCATGCCCTACAGGTAATGATCCGCATTGCCAAAATATTAGATAAACCCAGTCAGGACTATGAAACCTGGGCAAAAAAAACGGCCCACGGCTTCTCCCGATTCTGGAATCAACAGGCAGGCTACTGTTATGATGTTCTGGACACTCCCGACGGAGACGATCGCTCCCTGCGACCTAATCAAATTTTCGCCATATCTCTGTCTCAATTAGGGAAAGTCGGCTATAGTTCCCTACTCACGCCGCCACAACAACGTCAGGTAGTAGATATCTGTAGCCAGAAACTGCTAACATCTTATGGTCTTCGCAGTCTGTCGCCGGAAGATGCGAAATATCAGGGTGTCTATGGTGGTGATGTGTTACAACGGGATGGAGCCTATCATCAGGGAACTGTTTGGGGATGGCTACTAGGCCCCTTTGCATTGGCTCATTTTCGGGTCTACGGCGCGCGCTCTCAAGCACAGTCATTTTTAGCACCCATGGCAGATCACCTCAATGCTCATGGACTCGGCACCCTCAGCGAAATTTTTGACGGCGATCCCCCCATGTCTCCGCGCGGATGTTTTGCTCAAGCCTGGACGGTTGCAGAAGTTCTCAGAGCCTGGTTTGAGTTAGAATCTAATCAAGGAGCCTGA
- a CDS encoding sensor domain-containing protein encodes MQEKSGLKTQKIKSSIINGSALGLLLISTVIAILSLIPLYNRLKNNKEKQLIFESQNSVSIINNLIDEYLDKSLKISQKPGIGRTINAEVLTDISPQALENTREMWQDLLGDYLTGIAYINEQKTVILAVGQSIPIEFLNKHRFSTVTGDIIGLFEIDNIPHILIEKHGTFNGSHLFLFNLSHLRQKIRQKATFYHSNYLELAILNNHELKPILIDYNQPNQVISALSQQTDILEIIKRNYQRGNQTGGLWCNSCDAFIAYSPIRNLEASLIMGEKKRQLYSPVYRQILLLSGTMMLFIMVGTACLVVIIRPLTNQISQEIWERHKAEAELIKEKNFTQTLLEANPAFFIVLDVEGKVKFMNPSMLNTLGYKQEEVEGMNYSATFVPKEEGKSAPWVFELMINRRLPIRTEETMITKDDREIIVEWYGRAVFNKETDEYEYFVGAGLDITDRKRADEELQLLQQITHAVSIAVDFDSALAVALDLLCQTTSWEFGEAWIPNPEQTHLEYSLVSYQEKPDFAGFYEQSKKFLLGVNDGLAGRVWAGQEPEWDRDISEESQANFSRYSLIKQYGFKAGLGVPILADNRVLAVLVFLMSMPREQDNRLVKLVSSVAMQLGSVFQRKQAEEKYRDIFENALEGIFQIDLQGKYISANPALAQILGYDSQQQLLVRGSQIKNVYADPETYNRFINLLQTRGSVSNFEAQVYRRDGEAIWIWQNARAIYSDRHNRVLYYEGSIMEITHLKETEAKLRHSASHDSLTDLWNRAFFLDKLDDSIRKCKTLDNYQFAILFLDLDGFQFINDSLGHAIGDQLLIEVSKRLTDSVDSHILARLGGDEFTILLENIRDIQEAIDVAERIQESLKLPIFLEKNQIFTGASIGIVEGNSNYQSSPEVLRDADTAMYRAKRQGKGCYVVFDSTMRTNALRRLYLQTQLRLALQEQQFELNYQPIIELSTGTIAGFEALLRWDHPQEGLISPAEFIPIAEEAGLIVDIGEWVLRQACFQLSEWKEKFAVYSNLMMSVNLSSQQFTNDLSRRISKILVETGVAGSELKLEITETAIMNDPELAIATLQQLKQQQIKICIDDFGTGYCSLGYLHKFPVDILKIDRSFVSQIPEGEDKREIVRVIVALAESLKMDAIAEGIETAEQLHHLQNFKCKYGQGYFFFRPLNCQAVEALLNHDQRGLPLPAQF; translated from the coding sequence ATGCAGGAGAAGTCGGGTCTAAAAACACAAAAAATTAAATCATCAATCATCAATGGTTCTGCCCTCGGTTTACTATTGATTAGTACAGTTATTGCTATCCTGAGTTTAATTCCTCTATATAATCGACTTAAAAACAATAAGGAAAAACAACTTATTTTTGAGAGTCAAAACAGTGTATCAATTATTAATAACTTGATTGATGAATATTTAGATAAATCATTAAAAATAAGTCAAAAACCAGGCATTGGTAGAACCATTAATGCTGAGGTACTCACCGATATTTCTCCGCAAGCCCTAGAAAATACCCGGGAAATGTGGCAAGATTTATTGGGGGATTATCTGACGGGAATTGCCTATATAAATGAGCAAAAAACGGTAATTTTAGCAGTAGGTCAATCCATACCAATAGAATTTTTAAATAAGCATAGATTTTCTACGGTAACAGGAGATATTATCGGTCTATTTGAAATTGATAATATTCCCCATATTCTGATTGAGAAGCATGGGACATTTAACGGCAGCCATTTATTTTTATTTAATTTATCACATCTGCGCCAAAAAATCAGACAAAAAGCCACTTTTTATCATTCAAATTACTTAGAATTGGCGATTTTAAATAATCATGAATTGAAGCCTATTTTGATTGACTATAATCAACCAAATCAGGTAATATCGGCACTGAGTCAACAAACGGATATTTTAGAAATTATCAAAAGAAATTACCAACGCGGAAATCAAACGGGGGGGCTATGGTGTAATTCCTGTGATGCTTTCATCGCCTACAGTCCGATTCGCAATCTGGAAGCATCATTAATTATGGGTGAAAAGAAACGGCAACTCTACAGCCCGGTTTATCGCCAGATTTTACTATTATCGGGAACGATGATGCTATTTATCATGGTGGGAACAGCCTGTTTAGTGGTGATTATACGTCCCCTAACTAATCAAATTAGCCAAGAAATCTGGGAACGCCATAAAGCGGAGGCGGAATTAATTAAAGAAAAAAACTTTACCCAAACCTTACTAGAAGCTAATCCGGCTTTTTTTATAGTCCTAGATGTGGAAGGAAAAGTCAAATTCATGAATCCCTCGATGCTGAATACTCTAGGCTATAAGCAAGAGGAAGTGGAAGGGATGAACTACAGCGCCACATTTGTGCCGAAGGAAGAGGGAAAATCAGCGCCCTGGGTATTTGAATTAATGATTAATCGTCGCCTCCCCATACGCACGGAAGAAACTATGATCACGAAAGACGATCGCGAAATTATTGTAGAATGGTATGGTCGTGCGGTTTTTAATAAAGAAACAGATGAATATGAATATTTTGTGGGGGCTGGTTTAGATATTACCGATCGCAAACGCGCCGATGAAGAACTCCAACTACTTCAACAAATTACCCACGCTGTCAGCATCGCCGTAGATTTTGACTCAGCTTTAGCAGTGGCTTTAGATCTTCTTTGTCAAACCACAAGCTGGGAATTTGGGGAAGCATGGATTCCTAACCCTGAACAAACTCATCTGGAATATAGTTTAGTTAGCTATCAAGAAAAACCAGATTTCGCGGGTTTTTATGAACAGAGTAAAAAGTTTTTACTGGGTGTAAATGATGGTTTAGCCGGGAGGGTATGGGCTGGTCAAGAACCGGAATGGGATCGAGATATTTCTGAGGAATCTCAGGCTAATTTTTCCCGCTATTCTCTGATTAAACAATATGGGTTTAAAGCGGGGTTGGGTGTGCCGATTTTAGCAGATAATCGGGTGTTGGCGGTGTTAGTGTTTTTGATGTCAATGCCGCGCGAACAAGATAATCGCTTAGTTAAACTGGTGTCTTCAGTGGCTATGCAATTGGGTTCGGTATTTCAACGGAAGCAAGCAGAGGAGAAATATCGAGATATTTTTGAAAATGCTTTAGAGGGAATTTTTCAAATTGACCTACAAGGAAAGTATATTAGTGCTAACCCGGCTTTAGCTCAAATCTTGGGCTATGACTCTCAACAACAACTGTTGGTTAGGGGTAGCCAAATTAAGAATGTTTATGCTGATCCGGAAACTTATAATAGGTTTATTAATCTTTTACAAACTCGGGGTTCAGTTTCTAATTTTGAAGCCCAAGTTTATCGGCGGGATGGTGAAGCAATTTGGATCTGGCAAAATGCGCGGGCTATTTATAGCGATCGCCATAACCGTGTGCTTTACTATGAAGGGTCAATTATGGAAATTACCCACCTGAAAGAAACGGAAGCTAAACTGCGTCATAGCGCCTCCCATGACTCTCTTACCGATTTATGGAATCGGGCATTTTTCCTAGATAAATTAGATGATTCTATTAGAAAGTGTAAGACCCTAGATAATTATCAATTTGCTATTCTGTTCTTAGACCTGGATGGGTTCCAATTTATTAATGATAGCCTCGGACACGCCATCGGCGACCAACTGCTAATCGAGGTTAGTAAGCGGCTTACAGATTCTGTGGATTCACATATCCTCGCACGATTGGGAGGGGATGAGTTCACGATTTTATTAGAAAATATTAGGGATATTCAAGAGGCGATCGATGTGGCGGAAAGGATTCAGGAATCCTTAAAATTGCCGATATTCCTCGAAAAAAATCAGATTTTTACGGGTGCGAGTATTGGTATTGTTGAGGGTAACTCTAATTATCAAAGTTCTCCAGAGGTATTAAGAGATGCAGATACGGCCATGTATCGCGCTAAAAGGCAAGGAAAAGGCTGTTATGTGGTTTTTGACTCGACGATGCGAACCAATGCTCTGCGGCGCTTATACCTGCAAACCCAGCTACGTTTAGCGTTACAAGAACAACAGTTTGAGCTGAACTATCAACCTATTATTGAACTATCGACGGGGACTATTGCAGGATTTGAGGCTTTATTGCGTTGGGACCACCCCCAAGAGGGTTTGATATCCCCGGCTGAGTTTATCCCCATAGCTGAGGAAGCGGGTTTAATTGTTGATATTGGGGAATGGGTATTGCGACAGGCTTGTTTTCAGTTAAGCGAATGGAAAGAGAAATTTGCGGTTTATTCTAATTTGATGATGAGTGTTAACCTGTCTTCTCAGCAATTTACTAATGATTTAAGTCGGCGCATTAGCAAGATTTTAGTTGAGACGGGGGTGGCGGGTTCGGAGTTAAAATTAGAGATTACAGAAACGGCGATTATGAATGACCCGGAATTAGCGATCGCCACTTTACAACAACTCAAACAACAACAAATCAAAATTTGTATTGATGACTTTGGTACAGGTTACTGTTCGTTGGGTTATCTGCATAAATTCCCAGTAGATATCCTCAAAATTGACCGCTCATTTGTTAGTCAAATTCCCGAAGGTGAGGATAAGCGGGAAATTGTCCGGGTCATTGTGGCTTTGGCTGAAAGTCTGAAGATGGATGCGATCGCCGAAGGTATTGAAACTGCCGAACAACTCCACCATTTACAGAATTTTAAGTGTAAATATGGACAGGGTTATTTTTTCTTCCGTCCCCTCAATTGTCAAGCGGTAGAAGCATTATTAAACCATGATCAAAGGGGATTACCACTACCTGCCCAATTTTAA